The sequence GCGCGAGCCGGTTATAATATCGTGCTTGTCAATAGAGGCCCTTCAAACATCGGGCATATCGCCAACGGGACTGAGATCAGATTCAGCGGCGTTATCAGAGATGTTGGAGCTGCGAGGCCCGGCTCAGGCCCGGTGATAGTGCTCGTGGACACGAAGATACAGAATTGAGATCAGAAGGATATATATCATGAGAATTTCGGCTGGAGAGTTTAAGGGAAGAAAGATCGGCTCGAAGAAGCTCTTTGTCAAGAGGGCAGGCAAGGACGACCTCAGACCGACACCGGCAAAGGTGCGCGAGGCTATCTTTGATATCCTGCGAAACGAGGTCGAGGGTGCATCCTGGCTCGATCTGTATGCCGGCACTGGCACGGTTGGCATCGAAGCTTTGTCCCGCGGGGCTGAGAATGCCGTCTTTGTCGAATCGGTCCGCCCCAGGGCAAAGGCAATCAGTGACCTGATCGATAAGCTCAATCTGGCAGCAAGGGCGTCAGTGCATTGTGAAGAGGCTGAAGCATTCCTCAGGAGAGCTTCGATGACCGGAGAGACCTATGACATTATTTTTGCCGACCCGCCTTATGCGTCATCTGAAATAGAGAAAATACTTCCTTTGATCGACAAATATGGTATGTTAGATGCGCAGGGTCTGCTGCTGTGCGAGCATGGAGCGAAAGCGATTGTCCCCGAGGCCGTTGGCGGACTTAAGCTGAAGAAACAATACCGGTATGGCGACACAAGACTTGCCCTGTACAGGAAAGAACTATGAGCGAAAGATTAGGCATATATCCCGGCACGTTTGACCCTTTCACGAACGGTCACCTTGACCTTGTGCGAAGAGGTCTGAGGATATTCGACCGTCTTATCGTGGGCGTTGCTCCGAGCCCGAAGAAGAACCCCCTGTTTTCGGTTGAGGAGCGTCTCATCCTGATCCGCAAAACGCTGAAGGGATATAAAGGGGTTTCTGCAGAGAGGTTCGACGGTCTGCTGGTGGATTATGTAGCAGACAGAAAAGGGGCTGCTATTATCAGGGGTCTGCGCGCGGTATCGGATTTTGAGTATGAACTGCAGATGGCGCTTATGAACCGGCGCCTTTCATCAGACATCGAGACGGTCTTTATGATGCCGAGCGAAGAATACTCCTATCTTACTGCTACGATCGTTAAGGAGATGGCGTCCCTCGGCGGCTCAGTCCGCGGCCTGGTGCCTCCTCATGTCGAAAAGGCTTTAACAAAGAAGTTCCGGAAACAGTAAAGCCCTTTGATGTCCCAGATCTACATTCTCCTTTCCATATTTCTCTGGAGTTCCATCGGCATCGTTTTCAGGATTGCTGATCTGCCGGTGCATATTTTCCTCTTCTATTCCCTGCTGATAGCTGTGGTTGTACAGTCGCTTATCGCATGGAACAGGGGATACCTTACGGAAATAACGGACAGAAAGAAGCTGACCGCACCAGTGCTGTTAGGTCTGGTCAGTCTTCTCAACAGTCTCGCTTTTTTTTATGCATTCAAAACAACGACGATATCAAATGCGGTATTGACTCATTATACTGCTCCCATTATCGTTGCTGTTCTGGCTGCCCTTTTCCTGAAGGAAAAGATTACCAGGATCCTTATCGGCGCTATCGCAATTTCATCCATGGGCCTCTGGATCATGCTTGACGGTTTTTCGACTCCGCGTGGGCATATGACCGGCGTATTGTCCGGCCTTGCTTCAGGAATTGCCTATGCGGTTATTATTATCCTCGCAAGGAAGTATGCCAGTGGGTATCGTCCCTTCATGCTTACCTATATCGTAAATATTACTATGGTGGTCTGCCTTGCTCCCTTTGTCAGGCAATTCCCCATGCATGCACTCTGGAGCTTTCTTGTCATGGGTCTGATCCATTCGATCGTAGCGCCGATGCTCTACTATCGCGGCCTCCAGGATGTTTCTGCTGGCAGGGCCGCGGTGCTCGGCTATCTGGAGCCGGTATGTGCAATCCTGCTGAGTATGATCTTTCTCGGGGAGCTGCCGGGCCACAATTCGCTGCTTGGCGGGGTGCTCATACTTTTTTCCGGATTTATGACGATCAGGTCGGCAGCTTAAAAGGAGTCCAATGATAGTTTGTGAACTGTTTGCGAGCATTCAGGGAGAATCAACTTATGCGGGAACTCCCTGCACCTTCATCCGGCTGAGCGGCTGTAATCTCCGCTGCTCCTACTGCGATACCGCCTACTCCTATGATAAGGGAACGGAGATCTCCATAGACCGGATTATGGATAAAGTTGCGGAGGCAGGACACCGTCTGGTGGAAATTACCGGCGGTGAACCGCTGCTGCAGCATCATGAAGTGGCTGAGCTTACGAAGCGCCTGCTCGATGCAGGATTCCGCGTGCTTATTGAGACCAACGGCACGCTGGATATCAGTTGTCTGGACAGCAGGGCGGTCGTGATTATGGATATAAAAACGCCGTCAAGCGGCATGAGCGGAAAAAACAATCTTGCCAATTTGGCGCATATAAAGCCGGAAGATGAGATCAAATTCGTTATCGGCGACAGAAACGACTATGAGTGGTCACAGAAGATTGTGCTGGAAGAAGGGCTGGAGAGACGCTGCACGGTCCTTTTTTCTCCGGCAGCAGGCAGTATCAGTCCGCGGGAGCTTGCAGGCTGGATTCTTCAGGACAGGCTTGAAGTACGGCTCAACATGCAGCTGCATAAGATCATATTTTCGCCTGACGAAAGAGGAGTATAAAAAGTTTTCTAAATATCCCGATGGATGATATGCGGCTCCAGGTTTCCCTTTGCCATGAATTTTGAAATTTCCTCGGCAATGGCAGGGGAACGGTGTCGTCCCCCGGTGCAGCCAAAGGCGATCGACAGGTACGATTTGCCCTCCCGGATATAGTGGGGAATGAGAAAGCCCAGAAGGTCCTTCACTTTCTTCATGAACTGTTTTGTGGTCGGCTGAGAAAAGACAAAATCGGAAACCTTCCTGTCCCTGCCGGTAAGTTCCCTGAGTCCCGGCACAAAATGCGGGTTCGGAAGAAACCGCACATCAAAGAGCAGGTCGATGTTCTGCGGGATACCGTATTTAAAGCCGAAGGATATGATGCTGACCGCAAGATCTTTATGTCCGGCTGCCGGAGCATAGAGGGACGTTATCAGTTTCCGCAGTTCATGCGGAGAGAGAGTGGATGTATCAATCACCCTGTCTGCGTTTGCCTTGAGCCCTGAAAGGACCTTCTTCTCGGCCATGATCGCTTCTTCGAGACTGCCGCCAAGCGGGTGAGGTCTTCTCGTCTCCTTGAATCTTCTGACGAGCACCGCAGGTTCTGCTTCGAGAAACAGGATCTGGAGCGAAAACTTTTTTTTGAGCAATGCAACAGCGGCGTTGCTATCTTTAAGGTATTCCTTTTCGCGTATATCAATCCCGATCGCGATATGTCTTGACCCGCTCTGTTGTGAGATCTTGCCGATCAGGGAACTGATGAGGGATACCGGAATATTGTCGACACAATAAAATCCTGAGTCCTCTACAGCCCGAAGGGCTACGGTTTTCCCTGAGCCGGAAAGACCGCTGACGATAAGGATGCGAGCTCCCCGGCCGCTTTTTCTGGCTGCAGCCGGGGCCTTCGCACTATCCGTTTTCTTTTTCGCTGCCATCTGCAGGATGCTACTGAGGCTCAATCAGTCCGAAATTGCCGTCTTTTCTGCGATAAATAACATTGATTACATTGCTCTTGTCATTCATGAAGACGAAGAAGTCTTTGTCAAGGAGTTCCATCTGCATTGCTGCTTCGTCAGGGTTCATGGGTTTGAGGTCAAACCGCTTATTTTTTATGATCTTTCCGCCTTCATGTGCAGCCGGCTCCCGTTCTGTCAATTCTGACTGTTTTGACGCGCCTTTCCGGTAAGAACTGTGCTTTTCCTTGTACTTCTTCACCTGCCGGTCGAGTTTTTCTGAGACCTCGTCGATGGAAGAATAGATCTCGCCGGTCACGCTTTCCGCCTGAATAAGCACGCCGTTCGTTTTCAGCAGGACCTCCGCCTTGTGCCGGTATTTCTCGACGCTGAGGGTAACGGTTGCGTCCGATCCTTCGGGAAGAAATTTCTCGAATTTCCTGATCTTCTCCTCCGAATAGTTTTTGAGGGCTGGTGTTACTTCAAGGTGTCTGCCGTTTACGATGATGTTCATGATTATCTCCTTTCTGTGGGAGGATAGGGTGGAGATCCTATCTTCTCCTCTGGCTCTGCGGGGGAATCTTCAGTTCCTCCCGGTACTTTGCTATGGTCCTTCTTGCGATGGTTATATTCTTGCTCTTGAAGATATCGACGATCTTCATATCACTGAGCGGGCTGGTTGCTGCCTCTTCCAGAATGATCGTCTTTATCATATCTTTTACCGAGGTAGAAGAAAGCTCTCCTGAGTCGCTTGGAATGGCATTGCTGAAGAAGTATTTAAACCCGTAGATGCCGCGGGGACAGGCTAGATACTTGGTGGAGGTTACCCTGCTGACCGTGCTTTCATGGAGGTTCAGTTCCGTTGCGATATCCTTGAGGTTGAGCGGTCTCAGATGACTGACGCCTGCTTCAAAAAAATCCTTCTGGTAGTTCAGGATACATTCCGTAACGCGGTAGATCGTCTTGTTCCGGTGATCGAGGCTCTTGATCAGGTCTTTTGCAGCGCGGAGCTTTTCCTCCAAAAAGTGACGCTCTTCTTTGGGCACCAGGTTCTTCTGCTGGAGCAGCCGCAGATAGTAGCTGTTTATTCTGAGCTTCGGCATGCCTTCGTCGTTCAATACGATCTGATATCCTTCGTCCGTTTTGAAGATATACACATCAGGAGTGATGTAGTTGGTCGCATCCGTAGAAAAACTGCGTGCGGGCTTCGGATTCAGCCCTTCAATGACCTTGACGGCAGCCATAATCTCCTCAAGCGTCACATTGCAGGTCTTTGCCACCTGTTGATATTTCTTCCGGCTGATCAGCTCAAGATGGCTGAGTATAAGCGTCTCGACAAGGGTGCCGGTGAGGTTGAGAGGCCGGAGCTGGAGCTGGAGGCATTCCCTGAGGTCACGGGCGGCTATACCGGGAGGGTCAAAGCTCTGTACAAGCATGAGCGCCTCCTGCACGATCTCGGGAGTCGACTGGGAAGTCTGCTGGAGCTCATCCGCGTGAAGCAGGAGATACCCTTTCTCGTCAATATTGCCGATAATGACTTCCGCCACTCTTCGCACATCATCTTCATCCCTGCTATGGCGAAGCTGCATGATGAGATGGTCATAAAGGTCCGGTGCGGTGCTCAGGTAATATTCAAAGGATGGATGTGTTGTCGTGCCGGGTGTGAAATACCCGAGATCTCTGCCGTCAGAACGGCGCTCGTCAAAATAATCATCGGTAGTAAAACTGGCAAGGCCTTCAAGGGGAAGTTCTGCGTCATCCCGGTCGTCATCTGCAGGTTCTAGAGAATCTTTCTCCTCAGAAGAAAGCTCCTCTAGAGAAAGATTTTCGACTGATTCCTCGAGGAACGGGTTTTCTGTCAGCTCGGTCGTAAGCGTCTGGGAAAGCTCAAGCTGCGGCATCTGAAGGAGCTTGATCGCCATCTGGAGCTGGGGGGTGAGAACCAGCTTCTGGCCGAGCTTGATTTCCAGGCGGTTCTGCAGAGCCATTAGAGCCTGAACTCCTCGCCGAGATAGGCCTCTTTTACTTTGGGGGTCGCAATCAGCTTTTCCGGTGTGCCTTCTTCGAGGATCTCACCTTCGCTGATAATATATGCCCTGTCGGTGATCGAGAGGGTATCCCTCACATTATGGTCCGTGATGATGATGCCGAGACCTTTTGATCTGAGGTAGATCATCATCTTCTTCAGTTCTATGATCGCCAGCGGGTCTATGCCTGCAAAGGGCTCGTCAAACAGTATGAACGTAGGCCTTGTTGCCAGGGCGCGTGCAATTTCGGTCCGTCTTCTTTCGCCTCCGGACAGTTTGTATCCGTCCCTTTTTGAGAATTCGGTAAGATTGAATTCGCGGAGAAGACTCTTGAGCTCCGTCTCGATCTCATCCCTGCCCAGGCCCTTGATCTCAAGCACAGCCCTGAGGTTATCCTCAACCGAAAGTTTTCTGAAGA is a genomic window of Nitrospirota bacterium containing:
- the rsmD gene encoding 16S rRNA (guanine(966)-N(2))-methyltransferase RsmD; the encoded protein is MRISAGEFKGRKIGSKKLFVKRAGKDDLRPTPAKVREAIFDILRNEVEGASWLDLYAGTGTVGIEALSRGAENAVFVESVRPRAKAISDLIDKLNLAARASVHCEEAEAFLRRASMTGETYDIIFADPPYASSEIEKILPLIDKYGMLDAQGLLLCEHGAKAIVPEAVGGLKLKKQYRYGDTRLALYRKEL
- the coaD gene encoding pantetheine-phosphate adenylyltransferase, which gives rise to MSERLGIYPGTFDPFTNGHLDLVRRGLRIFDRLIVGVAPSPKKNPLFSVEERLILIRKTLKGYKGVSAERFDGLLVDYVADRKGAAIIRGLRAVSDFEYELQMALMNRRLSSDIETVFMMPSEEYSYLTATIVKEMASLGGSVRGLVPPHVEKALTKKFRKQ
- a CDS encoding DMT family transporter — translated: MSQIYILLSIFLWSSIGIVFRIADLPVHIFLFYSLLIAVVVQSLIAWNRGYLTEITDRKKLTAPVLLGLVSLLNSLAFFYAFKTTTISNAVLTHYTAPIIVAVLAALFLKEKITRILIGAIAISSMGLWIMLDGFSTPRGHMTGVLSGLASGIAYAVIIILARKYASGYRPFMLTYIVNITMVVCLAPFVRQFPMHALWSFLVMGLIHSIVAPMLYYRGLQDVSAGRAAVLGYLEPVCAILLSMIFLGELPGHNSLLGGVLILFSGFMTIRSAA
- a CDS encoding radical SAM protein, coding for MIVCELFASIQGESTYAGTPCTFIRLSGCNLRCSYCDTAYSYDKGTEISIDRIMDKVAEAGHRLVEITGGEPLLQHHEVAELTKRLLDAGFRVLIETNGTLDISCLDSRAVVIMDIKTPSSGMSGKNNLANLAHIKPEDEIKFVIGDRNDYEWSQKIVLEEGLERRCTVLFSPAAGSISPRELAGWILQDRLEVRLNMQLHKIIFSPDERGV
- the rapZ gene encoding RNase adapter RapZ gives rise to the protein MAAKKKTDSAKAPAAARKSGRGARILIVSGLSGSGKTVALRAVEDSGFYCVDNIPVSLISSLIGKISQQSGSRHIAIGIDIREKEYLKDSNAAVALLKKKFSLQILFLEAEPAVLVRRFKETRRPHPLGGSLEEAIMAEKKVLSGLKANADRVIDTSTLSPHELRKLITSLYAPAAGHKDLAVSIISFGFKYGIPQNIDLLFDVRFLPNPHFVPGLRELTGRDRKVSDFVFSQPTTKQFMKKVKDLLGFLIPHYIREGKSYLSIAFGCTGGRHRSPAIAEEISKFMAKGNLEPHIIHRDI
- the raiA gene encoding ribosome-associated translation inhibitor RaiA; translated protein: MNIIVNGRHLEVTPALKNYSEEKIRKFEKFLPEGSDATVTLSVEKYRHKAEVLLKTNGVLIQAESVTGEIYSSIDEVSEKLDRQVKKYKEKHSSYRKGASKQSELTEREPAAHEGGKIIKNKRFDLKPMNPDEAAMQMELLDKDFFVFMNDKSNVINVIYRRKDGNFGLIEPQ
- the rpoN gene encoding RNA polymerase factor sigma-54: MALQNRLEIKLGQKLVLTPQLQMAIKLLQMPQLELSQTLTTELTENPFLEESVENLSLEELSSEEKDSLEPADDDRDDAELPLEGLASFTTDDYFDERRSDGRDLGYFTPGTTTHPSFEYYLSTAPDLYDHLIMQLRHSRDEDDVRRVAEVIIGNIDEKGYLLLHADELQQTSQSTPEIVQEALMLVQSFDPPGIAARDLRECLQLQLRPLNLTGTLVETLILSHLELISRKKYQQVAKTCNVTLEEIMAAVKVIEGLNPKPARSFSTDATNYITPDVYIFKTDEGYQIVLNDEGMPKLRINSYYLRLLQQKNLVPKEERHFLEEKLRAAKDLIKSLDHRNKTIYRVTECILNYQKDFFEAGVSHLRPLNLKDIATELNLHESTVSRVTSTKYLACPRGIYGFKYFFSNAIPSDSGELSSTSVKDMIKTIILEEAATSPLSDMKIVDIFKSKNITIARRTIAKYREELKIPPQSQRRR
- the lptB gene encoding LPS export ABC transporter ATP-binding protein encodes the protein MHLLEVKGLQKNYGKRLVIKNVDLYVSTSEIVGLLGPNGAGKTTTFYSILGLVRPEGGRILLDSQDISNLPMYQRARRGISYLPQEPSIFRKLSVEDNLRAVLEIKGLGRDEIETELKSLLREFNLTEFSKRDGYKLSGGERRRTEIARALATRPTFILFDEPFAGIDPLAIIELKKMMIYLRSKGLGIIITDHNVRDTLSITDRAYIISEGEILEEGTPEKLIATPKVKEAYLGEEFRL